From one Macaca nemestrina isolate mMacNem1 chromosome 3, mMacNem.hap1, whole genome shotgun sequence genomic stretch:
- the LOC105463445 gene encoding protein arginine N-methyltransferase 9 isoform X2, with product MAVECAEIRRQHRVGIKDIAGIHLPTNVKFQSPAYSSVDAEETVEPYTTEKMSRVPGGYLALTECFEIMTVDFNNLQELKSLATKKPDKIGIPVIKEGILDAIMVWFVLQLDDEHSLSTSPSEETCWEQAVYPVQDLTDYWIKPGDHVMMEVSCQDCYLRIQSISVLDLECEMDVARSFTQNKDLLSLGNEAELCSALANLQTSKPDAVEQTCVLESTEIALLNNIPYHEGFKMAMSKVLSSLTPEKLYQTMDTHCQNEMNSGTGQSNTVQNIPEPFYVLDVSEGFSILPLIAGTLGQVKPYSSVEKDQHRIALDLISEANHFPKETLEFWLRHVEDESAMLQRPKSDKLWSIIILDVIEPSGLIQQEIMEKAAISRCLLQSGGKIFPQYVLMFGLLVESQTLLEENAVQGTERTLGLNIAPFINQFQVPIRVFLDLSSLPCIPLSKPVELLRLDLMTPYLNTSKREVKVHICKSGRVTAIPFWYHMYLDEEIRLDTSSEASHWKQAAVVLDNPIQVEMGEELVLSVQHHKSNVSITVKQ from the exons AGTGGGTATTAAGGACATTGCTGGTATCCATTTGCCAACAAATGTGAAATTTCAGAGTCCAGCTTACTCTTCTGTAGATGCTGAAGAAACAGTTGAACCTTATACAACTGAGAAGATGAGTCGAGTTCCTGGAGGATATTTGGCTTTGACAGAGTGCTTTGAAATTATGACAGTAGACTTCAACAACCTTCAg gAATTAAAAAGTCTTGCAACTAAAAAGCCTGATAAGATTGGTATTCCTGTTATTAAAGAAGGCATACTAGATGCTATTATGGTTTGGTTTGTGCTCCAGCTTGATGATGAACATAGTTTATCCACAAGTCCTAGTGAGGAAACATGTTGGGAACAGGCTGTCTACCCCGTACAGGACCTTACAG ACTACTGGATAAAGCCTGGAGACCATGTGATGATGGAAGTGTCTTGTCAAGACTGTTACTTAAGAATCCAGAGTATTAGTGTCTTGGATTTGGAATGTGAAATGGATGTTGCAAGAAGTTTTACCCAGAATAAAGACTTGTTGTCATTAGGAAATGAGGCTGAACTTTGTAGTGCCCTTGCTAACCTTCAGACCAGTAAACCAGATGCTGTAGAGCAGACATGTGTATTGGAATCTACAGAAATTGCTTTGCTTAACAACATCCCATATCATGAAGGCTTTAAAATGGCAATGAGCAAAGTTTTGTCTTCACTGACTCCAGAGAAACTGTATCAGACCATGGATACTCACTGTCAGAATGAGATGAACTCTGGAACTGGACAGAGTAATACTGTACAGAACATCCCTGAACCTTTCTACGTGTTAGATGTGTCTGAAGGCTTCTCTATTCTGCCTCTTATTGCTGGCACACTTGGGCAGGTTAAACCATACAGTTCTGTGGAGAAAGACCAGCATCGTATTGCTCTGGACCTCATATCTGAAGCCAATCACTTTCCTAAAGAAACACTTGAGTTTTGGCTGAGACATGTGGAGGATGAATCTGCTATGTTACAAAGGCCAAAATCAGACAAGTTATGGAGCATAATTATATTGGATGTCATTGAGCCATCTGGGCTCATTCAGCAGGAAATAATGGAAAAAGCTGCAATATCCAG GTGTTTACTACAATCTGGAGGCAAGATCTTTCCTCAATATGTGCTGATGTTTGGGTTGCTTGTGGAATCACAGACACTCCTAGAGGAGAATGCTGTTCAAGGAACAGAACGTACTCTTGGATTAAATATAGCACCTTTTATTAATCAGTTTCAG GTACCTATACGTGTATTTTTGGATCTATCCTCATTGCCCTGTATACCTTTAAGCAAGCCAGTGGAACTCTTAAGACTAGATTTAATGACTCCATATTTGAACACCTCTAAAAGAGAAGTAAAG GTACACATTTGTAAATCTGGAAGAGTGACTGCTATTCCATTTTGGTATCATATGTACCTTGATGAAGAGATTAGGTTGGATACTTCAAGTGAAGCCTCCCACTGGAAACAAGCTGCAGTTGTTTTAGATAATCCCATCCAGGTTGAAATGGGAGAAGAACTTGTACTCAGCGTTCAGCACCACAAAAGCAATGTCAGCATCACAGTAAAGCAATGA